One stretch of Streptomyces peucetius DNA includes these proteins:
- a CDS encoding alpha-galactosidase: MIENMGKGRTWVLSGPESSYALHLTDADELVHLHWGARITAADAEALAAQGPPPYWPFESQLDGREEYPVEGGPRFARPALSVRTEDVRGTEWVFDGWVAEDDELRLRFTDALAGLGLTLHYRMRDDSDVIERWVTVVHEGTGPALELLRADAAAWTLPMRDAWRLSQLHGRWAAESRLVRSALTYGEKIIGSRRGHTGHQHLPWVALDAEGATEERGEVYGCALGWSGSWRISVQQLPDKAVQITGGAGHDDSGLLRLEPGQTYTSPVFAGLWSDGGFGGASRAWHAWQLAHVIPGAQEARPVLYNSWEATGFDISEQQQLALARRAAGIGVELFVVDDAWFGRRTSDRAGLGDWTPNPDRFPDGLAPLAREVHGLGMRFGIWVEPEMVNADSDLYRAHPDWVQHHPGRVRTEFRNQLVLNLAREDVRDHLWEQLDALLSSAPVDYVKWDFNRCFTDAGWPGEPYPQKLWTCHVEGFYALLDRLRAAHPGVAFESCSGGGGRIDLGVLGRTDQVWTSDNTDPLDRLAVQHGFSQLHPARVMAAWVTDSPNVQLNGRRSSLRFRFVSAMAGVLGVGGDLTGWSEAELAEARDWVRLYKEIRPVVQHGELYRLRAPEGGLSAVQYVRGGETVVLALLEAQRYGERPPALRLRGIDPAAAYECLDTGVVHQGGVLLHHGLHTGLKGDLDATVIRLRRM, translated from the coding sequence ATGATCGAGAACATGGGCAAAGGGCGTACGTGGGTCCTCTCCGGCCCCGAGAGCAGTTACGCCCTCCATCTCACCGACGCGGACGAGCTCGTCCACCTCCACTGGGGCGCCCGCATCACGGCCGCCGACGCCGAAGCCCTGGCCGCGCAGGGGCCGCCGCCCTACTGGCCCTTCGAGTCCCAGCTCGACGGCCGCGAGGAGTATCCCGTCGAGGGCGGCCCCAGGTTCGCCCGCCCGGCGCTGTCGGTCCGCACCGAGGACGTGCGCGGCACCGAGTGGGTCTTCGACGGCTGGGTCGCCGAGGACGACGAGCTGCGGCTGCGCTTCACCGACGCCCTGGCGGGCCTCGGCCTGACCCTGCACTACCGCATGCGGGACGACTCCGACGTGATCGAACGCTGGGTCACCGTCGTCCATGAGGGCACCGGGCCGGCGCTCGAACTTCTCCGGGCGGACGCCGCCGCCTGGACCCTGCCGATGCGCGACGCGTGGCGGCTCTCCCAGCTGCACGGGCGCTGGGCCGCCGAGTCCCGCCTGGTGCGCTCCGCGCTCACGTACGGCGAGAAGATCATCGGCAGCCGGCGGGGCCACACCGGCCACCAGCACCTGCCGTGGGTCGCCCTGGACGCGGAAGGCGCCACGGAGGAACGGGGTGAGGTGTACGGCTGCGCGCTCGGCTGGTCCGGTTCCTGGCGGATCTCCGTCCAGCAGCTGCCGGACAAGGCGGTGCAGATCACCGGCGGGGCCGGTCACGACGATTCCGGGCTGCTGCGGCTCGAGCCGGGGCAGACGTACACCTCACCCGTCTTCGCCGGCCTGTGGAGCGACGGCGGGTTCGGCGGGGCGAGCAGGGCCTGGCACGCCTGGCAGCTCGCCCATGTGATCCCCGGTGCCCAGGAGGCGCGCCCGGTGCTCTACAACTCGTGGGAGGCGACCGGCTTCGACATCTCGGAACAGCAGCAGCTGGCCCTCGCCCGGCGCGCCGCCGGGATCGGGGTCGAGCTGTTCGTCGTGGACGACGCCTGGTTCGGGCGGCGCACCAGCGACCGGGCCGGACTCGGCGACTGGACACCCAACCCGGACCGCTTCCCCGACGGACTGGCGCCGCTCGCCCGTGAAGTGCACGGGCTCGGCATGCGGTTCGGGATCTGGGTGGAGCCGGAGATGGTCAACGCGGACAGCGATCTCTACCGAGCGCATCCCGACTGGGTCCAGCACCACCCCGGCCGGGTGCGCACCGAATTCCGCAACCAGCTCGTGCTGAACCTCGCGCGTGAGGACGTCCGGGACCACCTCTGGGAGCAGCTGGACGCCCTGCTGTCGAGCGCGCCCGTCGACTATGTGAAGTGGGACTTCAACCGCTGCTTCACCGATGCGGGCTGGCCGGGGGAGCCGTATCCGCAGAAGCTGTGGACCTGCCACGTCGAGGGCTTTTACGCGCTGCTGGACCGGTTGCGGGCGGCGCATCCGGGCGTCGCCTTCGAGTCCTGCTCCGGAGGGGGCGGCCGGATCGACCTCGGGGTCCTCGGGCGCACCGACCAGGTATGGACCTCGGACAACACCGACCCGCTGGACCGGCTGGCCGTCCAGCACGGCTTCAGCCAGCTGCATCCGGCCCGGGTCATGGCGGCCTGGGTGACCGACAGCCCCAACGTCCAGCTCAACGGCCGCCGCAGCAGTCTGCGCTTCCGTTTCGTCAGTGCCATGGCCGGGGTGCTGGGCGTCGGGGGAGACCTCACCGGGTGGAGCGAGGCGGAGCTCGCGGAGGCACGCGACTGGGTCCGGCTCTACAAGGAGATCAGGCCGGTGGTCCAGCACGGCGAGCTGTACCGGCTGCGGGCCCCGGAGGGCGGGCTCAGCGCCGTGCAGTACGTCCGGGGCGGGGAGACGGTCGTGCTCGCGCTGCTCGAGGCGCAGCGGTACGGCGAACGGCCGCCGGCGCTCCGGCTGCGCGGCATCGACCCGGCCGCCGCCTACGAATGTCTGGACACCGGAGTCGTCCATCAGGGCGGGGTGCTGCTGCACCACGGACTGCACACCGGGCTGAAGGGCGATCTGGACGCCACCGTGATCCGGCTGCGGCGGATGTGA
- a CDS encoding M23 family metallopeptidase, with the protein MPAKGKHRRFKSNPFTRGFVIAGTGGAAIALPLFGATAAATAAPAAAPAAAAQKAAAPALAESALPAAKKAPKIYTVVAGDYLSKIAEEQDVRGGWKQLFNDNRRAIGANPSLIHPGLELTIGAKSKAKNDPEPRSESKARPSRDDSRAAAPEEQAPKAPAKAAPAKAAPAKEAPVKEASAPASSSGFSAPVDAAVTTPYRASGAMWSSGYHTGVDFAASSGTSVKAIGAGTVVSAGWGGAYGNEVVIQHTDGTYSQYAHLSSLAVSSGQSVSGGQQIGLSGSTGNSSGPHLHFEVRTGPSYGSDIDPVAYLREHGVSL; encoded by the coding sequence ATGCCCGCCAAGGGTAAGCACCGTCGTTTCAAGTCCAACCCGTTCACCCGCGGCTTCGTCATCGCCGGCACGGGCGGCGCCGCCATCGCGCTCCCGCTGTTCGGCGCCACCGCCGCCGCCACCGCTGCCCCGGCGGCGGCTCCGGCCGCCGCGGCACAGAAGGCCGCTGCCCCGGCCCTCGCCGAGTCGGCGCTGCCGGCCGCCAAGAAGGCCCCGAAGATCTACACCGTCGTCGCCGGCGACTACCTGTCGAAGATCGCCGAGGAGCAGGACGTCCGAGGCGGCTGGAAGCAGCTCTTCAACGACAACCGCCGCGCCATCGGTGCGAACCCGTCGCTGATCCACCCGGGCCTGGAGCTGACCATCGGCGCCAAGTCCAAGGCGAAGAACGACCCCGAGCCCCGCTCCGAGTCAAAGGCCCGCCCCTCGCGTGACGACTCGCGGGCCGCCGCGCCCGAGGAGCAGGCCCCGAAGGCTCCCGCGAAGGCGGCTCCCGCGAAGGCGGCGCCCGCCAAGGAGGCTCCTGTGAAGGAGGCCTCGGCGCCGGCGTCCTCGTCCGGCTTCAGCGCTCCGGTCGACGCGGCCGTCACCACGCCGTACCGCGCCTCCGGCGCGATGTGGTCCAGCGGCTACCACACCGGTGTGGACTTCGCCGCCTCCTCGGGCACCTCCGTCAAGGCCATCGGCGCGGGCACCGTCGTCTCCGCCGGCTGGGGCGGCGCGTACGGCAACGAGGTCGTCATCCAGCACACGGACGGCACCTACTCCCAGTACGCCCACCTTTCCTCCCTGGCCGTCTCCAGCGGCCAGTCCGTGAGCGGCGGCCAGCAGATCGGTCTGTCCGGCTCCACCGGCAACTCCTCCGGCCCGCACCTGCACTTCGAGGTCCGCACCGGCCCCTCCTACGGCTCGGACATCGACCCGGTCGCCTACCTGCGCGAGCACGGAGTCTCCCTCTGA
- a CDS encoding SGNH/GDSL hydrolase family protein, which translates to MADDSRTENSDAFGSYAAIGDSFTEGVGDLGPDGRFVGWADRFAVLLADRMPEHTFRYANLAVRGRLLDQIVEEQVPRARELAPDLVTFCAGGNDIIRPGSDPDDVAERFERAVADLTGSVGTVMVTTGFDTRDVPVLRHLRGKIATYTAHVRAIADRYDCPVLDLWSLRSVQDRRAWDSDRLHLSPEGHTRVALRAAQVLGLDVPADPDQPWPPLPPRGALEVRRDDIQWAREYLVPWIGRRLRGESSGDHVAAKRPDLLPL; encoded by the coding sequence GTGGCAGACGATTCGAGAACAGAGAACAGTGACGCATTCGGGTCGTACGCGGCGATCGGTGACAGCTTCACCGAGGGCGTAGGCGACCTTGGACCCGACGGCAGATTCGTCGGGTGGGCGGACCGCTTCGCGGTCCTGCTCGCCGACCGCATGCCGGAACACACCTTCCGGTACGCCAACCTCGCCGTACGCGGGCGGCTCCTCGACCAGATCGTCGAGGAGCAGGTGCCGAGGGCCCGGGAACTCGCGCCCGACCTCGTCACCTTCTGCGCCGGCGGCAACGACATCATCCGGCCCGGCTCCGACCCGGACGACGTCGCCGAACGCTTCGAACGGGCCGTCGCCGACCTCACGGGCTCGGTCGGCACCGTCATGGTGACGACCGGCTTCGACACCCGCGACGTGCCGGTCCTGCGCCACCTGCGCGGCAAGATCGCCACGTACACCGCGCATGTGCGGGCCATCGCCGACCGCTACGACTGCCCGGTGCTGGACCTGTGGTCGCTCAGGTCCGTCCAGGACCGGCGGGCCTGGGACTCCGACCGGCTGCATCTGTCACCCGAGGGGCACACGCGGGTCGCGCTGCGCGCCGCGCAGGTCCTCGGGCTCGACGTGCCCGCCGACCCCGACCAGCCGTGGCCGCCGCTGCCCCCGCGCGGGGCGCTCGAGGTGCGCCGCGACGACATCCAGTGGGCGCGCGAGTACCTGGTGCCCTGGATCGGGCGGCGGCTGCGCGGCGAGAGCTCGGGCGATCACGTGGCGGCCAAGCGTCCGGACCTGCTGCCGCTCTGA
- a CDS encoding STM4011 family radical SAM protein → MDLTVLYRGPLASCDYDCPYCPFAKRRDSREQLRTDRAALERFAAWAAAQRGDRLSVLFTPWGEGLVRSWYRKALTELSHLPHIRRVAIQTNLSCRTDWVADADPATLALWCTYHPGQTPYDRFIGKCRDLVRREIRFSVGIVGFPAHLAEARRLRADLPAHVYLWANAPEGHELSDAEADAWTELDPLFPYSRHPHRSAGLPCRTGESVISVDGEGTVRRCHFVRAELGNLYDGTYRRALRPRACPLAVCDCHIGYVHLETLPLYDVFAGGVLERIPAADPGEPRRPTLLGRLPAGPPAADPVSPR, encoded by the coding sequence ATGGACCTGACCGTGCTGTACCGGGGCCCGCTGGCGTCCTGCGACTACGACTGTCCGTACTGCCCTTTCGCGAAGCGACGCGACAGCCGTGAGCAGCTGCGCACCGACCGTGCGGCGCTGGAACGCTTCGCCGCCTGGGCCGCCGCGCAGCGCGGCGACCGGCTGTCGGTGCTGTTCACGCCGTGGGGTGAGGGGCTGGTCCGGTCCTGGTACCGGAAGGCGCTGACCGAGCTGTCGCATCTGCCGCACATCCGCAGGGTGGCGATCCAGACGAATCTCAGCTGCCGCACCGACTGGGTGGCGGACGCGGACCCGGCGACGCTCGCGCTGTGGTGCACCTACCACCCGGGACAGACGCCTTATGACCGGTTCATCGGCAAGTGCCGGGATCTGGTGCGGCGGGAGATCCGTTTCAGTGTGGGGATCGTCGGCTTTCCCGCCCATCTGGCGGAGGCGCGCCGACTCCGCGCGGATCTGCCGGCGCACGTCTACCTCTGGGCGAACGCGCCCGAGGGCCACGAGCTCTCCGACGCCGAGGCCGACGCCTGGACGGAACTGGACCCGCTCTTCCCCTACAGCCGCCACCCGCACCGCTCCGCCGGGCTGCCGTGCCGCACCGGCGAGTCGGTGATCTCCGTGGACGGTGAGGGGACCGTCCGCCGCTGCCACTTCGTCCGCGCCGAGTTGGGCAACCTGTACGACGGTACGTACCGCCGGGCGCTGCGGCCCCGCGCCTGTCCGCTCGCCGTGTGCGACTGCCACATCGGGTACGTCCACCTGGAGACGCTGCCGCTGTACGACGTCTTCGCGGGCGGCGTCCTCGAACGGATCCCCGCGGCGGACCCCGGCGAGCCGCGCCGGCCCACCCTCCTCGGCCGGCTTCCGGCGGGGCCCCCGGCAGCCGATCCGGTGAGCCCCCGGTGA
- a CDS encoding STM4012 family radical SAM protein, whose protein sequence is MNTVVPPTVPRPYQSYVYAYPHKTAYRPLGDNRPALRELWADEPKDALSLYLHIPFCEVRCGFCNLFTRIGAPDELTGRYLDALDRQAAAVREALGDGSPVRFAAAAFGGGTPTFLTAGELERLCDIAEKRMGADLTAVPLSVETSPSTATADRLAVLAGRGTTRVSIGVQSFVDAEARAAVRPQRRADVEAALGRIRDARIPVLNIDLIYGIDGQTERSWLSSLDAALGWEPEELYLYPLYVRPLTALGRLGADADAAWDEQRLRLYRTGRDHLLARGYEQVSMRMFRRAGAPPAASGDHACQTDGMIGLGCGARSYTSSLHYSFDYAVGMGEIRRIIDDFTTTADFSRAAVGRWVDGDEARRRHLLQSLLQAEGMEVADYRERFGTAPADDFPVELERFAALGWLDTAADPGLLRLSEQGLAHSDALGPELFSPAVRAAMAAYEPK, encoded by the coding sequence ATGAACACGGTCGTCCCGCCGACCGTCCCCCGCCCCTACCAGAGCTACGTCTACGCCTATCCGCACAAGACGGCCTACCGCCCCCTCGGCGACAACCGGCCCGCGCTGCGCGAACTGTGGGCCGACGAGCCCAAGGACGCGCTCTCGCTCTATCTGCACATACCGTTCTGCGAGGTGCGCTGCGGCTTCTGCAACCTGTTCACCAGGATCGGCGCCCCCGACGAGCTGACCGGGCGTTACCTGGACGCCCTCGACCGCCAGGCGGCCGCCGTGCGCGAGGCTCTCGGGGACGGCTCCCCCGTCCGCTTCGCGGCGGCCGCGTTCGGCGGCGGCACACCGACCTTCCTGACGGCCGGCGAGCTGGAGCGGCTGTGCGACATCGCGGAGAAGCGGATGGGCGCGGACCTCACGGCGGTGCCGCTCTCCGTCGAGACGTCCCCGTCGACGGCCACGGCCGACCGGCTGGCCGTGCTCGCCGGGCGCGGCACGACCCGCGTCAGCATCGGCGTGCAGAGCTTCGTCGACGCCGAGGCGCGGGCCGCGGTGCGGCCGCAGCGCCGTGCGGACGTGGAGGCCGCCCTCGGCCGGATACGGGACGCCCGGATACCCGTCCTCAACATCGACCTGATCTACGGCATCGACGGCCAGACGGAGCGGAGCTGGCTCTCCTCGCTCGACGCCGCCCTCGGGTGGGAACCGGAGGAGCTGTATCTGTACCCGCTGTACGTTCGTCCGCTGACCGCTCTCGGCCGGCTGGGCGCCGACGCCGACGCCGCCTGGGACGAGCAGCGGCTGCGGCTGTACCGCACGGGCCGCGACCATCTCCTCGCCCGCGGCTACGAGCAGGTGTCCATGCGCATGTTCCGTCGCGCCGGCGCCCCGCCCGCCGCCTCCGGCGACCACGCGTGCCAGACGGACGGCATGATCGGGCTGGGGTGCGGCGCCCGCTCCTACACCTCGTCCCTGCACTACTCCTTCGACTACGCCGTCGGCATGGGCGAGATACGCCGCATCATCGACGACTTCACCACCACGGCGGACTTCTCCCGCGCGGCGGTGGGCCGGTGGGTCGACGGGGACGAAGCGCGCCGCCGCCACCTCCTCCAGTCGCTGCTCCAGGCCGAGGGGATGGAGGTGGCCGATTACCGCGAGCGGTTCGGCACCGCACCGGCCGACGACTTCCCGGTGGAGCTGGAGCGGTTCGCCGCCCTCGGCTGGCTGGACACGGCGGCCGACCCCGGCCTGCTGCGGCTGTCGGAGCAGGGACTGGCCCACTCGGACGCGCTGGGCCCGGAGCTGTTCTCACCCGCGGTGCGCGCCGCGATGGCCGCGTACGAGCCGAAGTGA
- a CDS encoding STM4013/SEN3800 family hydrolase codes for MNEVVGRDDLLLVTLDTLRFDVAAELAAAGRIPNLVRHLPGGVWEKRHAPGSFTYASHQAMFAGFLPTPAVPGPHPRLFAARFAGSETTDGRTFVFDTPDLVSALAAAGYRTVCIGGVGFFNKRGPLGSVLPGLFQESHWEPEFGVASPTSFEAQVRRAEQVVAALPAGRRLFLFVNVPSLHQPNWFHLPGATRDAGDSRATHAAALEYVDRHIGRLFAAAGSRRRCFAIVCSDHGTAYGDGGFTGHRLGHEAVWTVPYAHFFLEASA; via the coding sequence ATGAACGAGGTCGTCGGGCGGGACGACCTGCTGCTGGTCACGCTCGACACGCTCCGCTTCGATGTCGCCGCCGAGCTGGCGGCCGCGGGCCGGATCCCGAATCTGGTACGTCATCTGCCCGGTGGCGTCTGGGAGAAGAGGCACGCGCCCGGCAGTTTCACCTACGCCTCGCACCAGGCGATGTTCGCGGGGTTCCTGCCCACGCCGGCGGTGCCGGGCCCGCACCCGAGGCTGTTCGCGGCCCGGTTCGCGGGCAGCGAGACGACCGACGGGCGGACGTTCGTCTTCGACACCCCCGACCTGGTCTCCGCACTCGCGGCGGCCGGTTACCGCACGGTGTGCATCGGCGGTGTCGGGTTCTTCAACAAGCGAGGGCCGCTGGGTTCCGTGCTGCCGGGGCTGTTCCAGGAGAGCCACTGGGAGCCGGAGTTCGGCGTCGCCTCGCCCACGTCGTTCGAGGCGCAGGTGCGGCGGGCGGAGCAGGTGGTGGCCGCGCTGCCGGCCGGCCGCCGGCTGTTCCTGTTCGTCAATGTGCCGTCGCTGCACCAGCCCAACTGGTTCCATCTGCCGGGCGCGACCCGCGACGCGGGCGACTCCCGTGCGACGCACGCGGCGGCCCTCGAGTATGTGGACCGCCACATCGGCCGGCTGTTCGCCGCCGCCGGCAGCCGCCGCCGGTGCTTCGCGATCGTCTGCTCCGACCACGGCACCGCCTACGGCGACGGCGGCTTCACCGGCCACCGGCTCGGCCACGAAGCGGTCTGGACGGTCCCCTACGCACACTTCTTTCTCGAGGCCTCCGCATGA
- a CDS encoding STM4014 family protein, with translation MTVSARRTGLRHAVVGIPAGRRVALFQDALRAAGLPAARVVSWLDVLGGRAGFRPGELVRIDSPGEDAEVERALRGVDDPTRVEGTRLWYERFTTAVHEVGALAAAGGATLLDDPDGLAVLFDKRLCHAALSAAAVPVPESPTSGAGAPEVRGWDDVRALQAASGLRRVFVKLAHGSSASGVLALETASGGRVQATTSVERDGRERLFNSLRVRRYSGEREVAPLIDALAPDGLHIERWLPKASQHGRVADLRVVVVAGRATHAVVRTSRSPMTNLHLGGGRGDLAAARAAMEAAGGSWAETLAICERAAGCFPGVSRVGVDLLPGRGWRRFAVGEVNAFGDLLPRLTGLPGSGAEGLDTYAAQVAAVPSGTRNEHRAHA, from the coding sequence GTGACGGTCTCCGCCCGCCGCACCGGCCTCCGTCACGCCGTCGTCGGCATTCCGGCGGGCCGCCGGGTCGCGTTGTTCCAGGACGCGTTGCGGGCCGCGGGCCTGCCGGCCGCGCGTGTCGTGTCCTGGCTCGATGTGCTGGGCGGCCGGGCGGGGTTCCGGCCTGGCGAGCTGGTGCGGATCGACTCGCCGGGCGAGGACGCCGAGGTGGAGCGGGCGTTGCGCGGGGTCGACGACCCGACCCGTGTCGAGGGCACCCGGCTCTGGTACGAGCGGTTCACCACCGCCGTCCATGAGGTCGGGGCTCTCGCAGCGGCCGGCGGGGCGACGCTGCTCGACGATCCGGACGGGCTCGCCGTGCTGTTCGACAAACGGCTGTGCCATGCGGCTCTGTCTGCGGCGGCCGTGCCGGTCCCCGAGTCACCGACGTCCGGCGCCGGGGCGCCCGAGGTCCGCGGCTGGGACGACGTACGCGCGCTCCAGGCCGCGAGCGGGCTGCGGCGGGTGTTCGTCAAGCTCGCGCACGGCTCGTCCGCGTCCGGGGTGCTGGCCCTGGAGACGGCGAGCGGGGGCCGGGTTCAGGCCACGACCTCCGTGGAACGGGACGGGCGGGAACGCCTCTTCAATTCCCTGCGGGTCCGCCGCTACAGCGGCGAACGTGAGGTCGCCCCGCTGATCGACGCCCTCGCACCGGACGGCCTGCACATCGAGCGCTGGCTGCCGAAGGCGTCGCAGCACGGCCGCGTCGCCGATCTCCGGGTGGTGGTGGTTGCGGGCCGTGCCACCCACGCGGTGGTGCGTACCAGCCGCTCCCCCATGACCAATCTCCACCTCGGCGGCGGGCGCGGCGACCTCGCGGCGGCCCGGGCGGCGATGGAGGCGGCCGGCGGGAGCTGGGCGGAGACGCTCGCGATCTGCGAGCGGGCCGCGGGATGCTTCCCCGGAGTGTCGCGCGTCGGCGTCGATCTGCTGCCGGGGAGGGGCTGGCGGCGCTTCGCCGTCGGAGAGGTCAACGCCTTCGGGGATCTGCTGCCACGGCTGACCGGCTTGCCCGGGAGCGGCGCGGAGGGCCTGGACACCTATGCGGCGCAGGTCGCCGCGGTACCGAGCGGGACGAGGAACGAACACCGTGCACATGCCTGA
- a CDS encoding STM4015 family protein, whose translation MTISDHLQEWYGLPAFDFPDAAGQAAAQAGLPAPESVAWRISVDSYESEEDWPEAFARFAAAVDTTRVRALIVGSWSDAYDSGPEDIIATLTGAKQKLPRLGGLFLGDITFEECEISWINQGEVTGLLDAFPDLEHFGVRGGQDLAFSAVKHERLRSLVVETGGLDVGVVRNIAASDLPALESLDLWLGTSWYGANADVSDLEPFLSGARLPALRRLALRNSEIQDEIAVATAGAPVVARLEVLDLSMGTLGDDGAEALLTGQPLTHLRKLDLHHHFMSEAMVQRLSDALVPAGVELDVSESETGGSGGREDRYTAVAE comes from the coding sequence ATGACCATTTCGGACCATCTGCAGGAGTGGTACGGCCTGCCCGCGTTCGACTTCCCCGACGCCGCGGGGCAGGCAGCGGCACAGGCCGGGCTGCCGGCGCCGGAGAGTGTCGCGTGGCGGATCTCCGTCGACTCGTACGAGAGCGAGGAGGACTGGCCGGAGGCGTTCGCCCGCTTCGCCGCGGCGGTGGACACCACGCGGGTGCGCGCGCTGATCGTCGGGTCGTGGAGCGACGCGTACGACTCGGGCCCCGAGGACATCATCGCCACGCTGACCGGGGCGAAGCAGAAACTGCCGCGGCTGGGCGGGTTGTTCCTCGGTGACATCACGTTCGAGGAGTGCGAGATCTCCTGGATCAACCAGGGGGAGGTCACGGGGCTGCTCGACGCCTTCCCGGATCTCGAGCACTTCGGCGTGCGCGGCGGGCAGGACCTGGCCTTCTCCGCGGTGAAGCACGAGCGGCTGCGCTCCCTCGTCGTCGAGACGGGTGGCCTGGACGTGGGTGTGGTCCGCAACATCGCCGCCAGTGACCTGCCGGCGCTGGAAAGTCTCGACCTCTGGCTCGGCACCTCGTGGTACGGGGCGAACGCGGACGTGTCGGACCTGGAGCCGTTCCTGTCCGGTGCGAGGCTGCCGGCCCTGCGGCGTCTGGCGCTGCGCAACAGCGAGATACAGGACGAGATCGCCGTCGCGACGGCCGGCGCACCGGTGGTCGCGCGCCTGGAGGTCCTGGACCTGTCGATGGGCACGCTCGGCGACGACGGCGCGGAGGCTCTGCTGACCGGCCAGCCGCTGACGCACCTCAGGAAGCTGGATCTGCACCACCACTTCATGAGCGAGGCGATGGTGCAGCGGCTGTCCGACGCCCTGGTGCCGGCCGGTGTGGAGCTCGACGTCTCGGAGTCGGAGACCGGTGGATCCGGCGGCAGGGAAGACCGCTACACGGCTGTCGCGGAGTGA
- a CDS encoding DUF6745 domain-containing protein codes for MQYADKWRAIAAATGPADRAAAEEGVRLAYRTAGLTAPDRIVWAGSPLAGVEAVRALEDPGRSVRDDVRTRPWADERRRVHDELGPGGWTALWSTTGALLWDGTRSLAERIRTGIVDALLEKAPEDTAARAAAETDIRVVLLDAVLGQHDAAWLAAFDGRSERLEGLARVAAHAGWWWPFEHAVVICERPAQLHRDEAGRLDNGDGPALVFPDGFALHAWRGMPVSAEFLRELTALTPERIRTEENAELRRVMLEYYGYDRYLSESGAEPVHRDETGILWRIALADDEDVVMVEVVNSTPEPDGSHRTYWLRVPPTTRTAKEGVAWTFGLDAAAYEPLRQT; via the coding sequence ATGCAGTATGCGGACAAGTGGCGGGCCATCGCGGCGGCGACCGGACCGGCGGACCGGGCGGCCGCGGAGGAGGGCGTACGGCTCGCCTACCGTACGGCGGGGCTCACCGCGCCGGACCGGATCGTCTGGGCCGGATCGCCCCTGGCGGGCGTCGAGGCCGTGCGGGCCCTGGAGGATCCGGGACGCTCCGTGCGCGACGACGTGCGCACCCGCCCCTGGGCGGACGAACGGCGCCGGGTGCACGACGAGTTGGGGCCGGGCGGCTGGACCGCGCTGTGGAGCACCACCGGGGCGCTGCTGTGGGACGGCACCCGCTCCCTGGCCGAGCGGATACGCACGGGAATCGTGGACGCGCTCCTGGAGAAGGCGCCGGAGGACACGGCGGCCCGTGCCGCCGCGGAGACGGACATCCGTGTCGTCCTGCTCGACGCGGTGCTCGGACAGCACGACGCGGCATGGCTGGCGGCCTTCGACGGCCGCAGCGAGCGGCTGGAGGGCCTCGCGCGCGTCGCCGCCCACGCCGGCTGGTGGTGGCCCTTCGAGCACGCGGTCGTGATCTGCGAGCGGCCCGCTCAGCTGCACCGCGACGAGGCGGGCCGGCTGGACAACGGCGACGGCCCCGCGCTCGTCTTCCCGGACGGGTTCGCCCTGCACGCGTGGCGCGGTATGCCGGTGTCCGCCGAGTTCCTGCGCGAGCTGACGGCACTGACCCCGGAGCGGATACGCACCGAGGAGAACGCGGAACTGCGCCGCGTGATGCTCGAGTACTACGGATACGACCGGTACCTCTCGGAGTCCGGGGCCGAGCCGGTCCACCGCGACGAGACGGGCATCCTGTGGCGGATCGCGCTCGCCGACGACGAGGACGTGGTGATGGTCGAGGTGGTCAACTCCACGCCGGAGCCCGACGGCAGCCACCGAACGTACTGGCTGCGCGTGCCGCCGACGACGCGGACGGCGAAGGAAGGAGTTGCCTGGACGTTCGGACTGGACGCCGCGGCCTACGAACCGCTGCGGCAGACCTGA
- a CDS encoding TetR/AcrR family transcriptional regulator, which yields MARVRLSVEERREELLGAAVRQIEERGVAAVRIADVAASLGVSSALVLYHFSTKEKLVAAALTHAAEADLAHLRKLLGRRTTALRRLRAAVRWYAPTGHAKGWRLWIDAWSAALREPALRDVSRDLDQQWKAALTDVMAEGAAAGEFPCEDPAASAWRLTAFLDGLAVQMTSYAGSLSRAAMLQWADEALARELGIDGSDLTAASH from the coding sequence GTGGCGAGAGTTCGGTTGAGCGTGGAGGAGAGGCGCGAGGAACTGCTCGGCGCCGCCGTCCGGCAGATCGAGGAACGGGGTGTGGCGGCGGTGCGGATCGCCGACGTCGCCGCCTCCCTGGGCGTGAGCAGCGCCCTGGTGCTCTATCACTTCTCCACGAAGGAGAAGCTGGTCGCGGCCGCCTTGACCCACGCCGCCGAGGCGGATCTGGCTCATCTGCGCAAACTGCTCGGCCGGCGCACAACGGCACTGCGCCGGCTACGCGCCGCGGTGCGCTGGTACGCGCCGACCGGCCATGCCAAGGGCTGGCGCCTGTGGATCGACGCCTGGTCCGCCGCGCTGCGCGAACCGGCACTGCGGGACGTGTCCCGGGACCTCGACCAGCAGTGGAAGGCCGCCTTGACGGATGTCATGGCGGAGGGTGCGGCCGCCGGCGAGTTCCCGTGCGAGGACCCGGCGGCGTCAGCCTGGCGGCTGACGGCGTTCCTCGACGGGCTGGCCGTCCAGATGACGTCGTACGCCGGGTCGCTGTCCCGCGCGGCGATGCTTCAGTGGGCCGATGAGGCCCTCGCTCGTGAACTGGGCATCGACGGGAGCGACTTGACGGCCGCGTCACACTGA